tgggtcagctgagcaagaaaattactgaactccctcctagcattctcccaagtaatacagaagaaaatccaaaaggagagtgcaaagccataaacatggccgaatatggagaggaaagagaggaggtggacgccactgaggaagacctcaatgagcgtgcaccaatctcctctgagttccccaatgaggaaccatgggaatctgaggctcaaaatgagaccataaagattccattggacttacttctgcctttcatgagctctgatgagtattcttcctctgaagaggatgagtatgtcactgaagagcaagttgctaaataccttggagcaatcatgaagttaaatgacaagttatttggaaatgagacttgggaagatgaacctcccttgctcaccaaagaactggatgacttgtctaggcagaaattacctcaaaagagacaagatcctgggaagttttccataccttgtaccataggcaccctgaccttcaaaaaggctttgtgtgacttagggtcaagtgtgaacctcatgcctctctctgtaatggagaagctatggatccttgaggtacaagctgcaagaatctcaccagagatggcagacaactcaaggaaacaagcttatggacttgtagagaatgttttggttaagattgaagaccattacatccctactgatttcatagtcctagagactgggaagtgcatggatgaatctatcatccttggcagacccttcctagccacagcaaaggctgtgattgatgttgatggaggtgaactgatcattcaagcgaatgaagaatcctatatgtttaaggctcaaggatatccctctgtcaccatggagaagaagcatgaagagcttctctcaaatcagagacaaacagagcccccacagtcaaactctaagtttggtgttgggaggccacaaccaaactctaagtttggtgttgaacccccacattcaaactctaagtttggtgttgggaggttccaacattgctctgatcatttatgaggctccatgagagtcctctgtcaagctactgacattaaagaagcgcttgttgggaggcaacccaatgttttataattaactatttccttttgttattttatcttttttgtaggttgatgatcataagaagtcacaaaatcaatgaaaaaagcaaaaacagaatgaaaaacaggaagaaaaacagcacaccctggaggaagaactcactggcgtttaaacgccagtgaggctagcagttgggcgtttaacgcccagtctggcaccattctgggcgtttaacgccagaaaggggcaccagactggcgttaaacgccaaaaaagggtaagaacctggcgttaaacaccaggaatgggcactagcccggcgtttaacgccagaaatgcctcaaaacgtgattttgagtgccatttggtgcagggatgacttttccttgacacctcaggatctgtggaccccacaggatccccaaacaaccccaccactctctcttcttcttcacccattcaccaatcacctcaacatctctttctcttcaccactcacatccatccttcataaaacaccacttcttcccctcttttggcctaaccacaaagccatctccctctcctccatttcttcttcttctactcttttctttcttcttttgcttgaggacgagcaaaccttttaagtttggtgtggtaaaagcattgctttttgtttttccataaccatttatggcatccaagccggttcaactgagaaggcatgacctcaagcccatcactaagaagaagatggagcaaacaagagacccctctcatcatgagatccctgagatatctcaagggatgcactttcctccacaagactattgggagcaactgaacacctccctaggagaattaagttccaacatgggacaactaagggtggagcaccaagaacatgccatcctcctccatgaaattagagaagatcaaaggatcatgagagaggagcaacaaagacaaggaaaagacattgaggagctcaagcactccataggatcttcaagagaaagaaagagccgccatcactaaggtggacccgttctttaatctccttgttctttattttctgtttttcgaattttagtgctttatgtttatccatgtttgtgtcttatgatcattagtgtcttagtgtctatgccttaaagctatgaatatgaatccatcacctttcttaaatgaaaactgtttttatcacaaaagaacaagaagtacaggatttcaaattcatctttaaaactagcttaattagtttgatgtggtgacaatacttgttgttttctgaatgtatgcttaaacagtgcatatgtcttttgaatttgtggttcatgaatgttaaaattgttggctcttgaaagaatgatgaaaaaggagacatgttactgaggatctgaaaaatcataaaaatgattcttgaagcaagaaaaagcagtgaaaaaaaaaagagaaaaagaaggagaaaaacgaaaaaaaaagggagaaagagaaaaagaaagaaaaaaaaaagaaataaagttgtgatccaaggcaataagagtgtgcttaagaaccctggacacctctaattggggactttagcaaagctgagtcacaatctgaaaaggttcacccaattatgtgtctgtggcatgtatgtatccggtggtaatactggaagacagagtgctttgggccacggccaagactcaataagtagctgtgttcaagaatcatcatacttaactaggagaatcaataacactatctggattcggagttcctaaagaagccaatcattctgaatttcaaaggataaagtgagatgccaaaactgttcggaggcaaaaagctactagtcccgctcatctaatttggagcttagtttcattgataatttggagtctatagtatattctcttctttttatcttatttgattttcagttgcttgaggacaagcaacaatttaagtttggtgttgtgatgagcggataatttgtacgctttttggcattgtttttagtatgtttttggtagttttagttgagtttttattatatttttattagtttttagttaaaattcacttttctggactttactatgagtttgtgtatttttctgtgatttcaggtattttctggctgaaattgagggacctgagcaaaaatctgattcagagactgaaaaggactgcagatgctgttggattctgacctccctgcactcgaagtggattttctggagctacagaagcccaattggcgcgctttcaacggcgttggaaagtagacatcctgggctttccagcaatatatgatagtccatactttgcccaagatttgatggcccaaaccggcgttcaaagtcacctacagaatttccagcgttaaacgccagaactggcacctaaatgggagttaaacgcccaaactggtataaaagctggcgtttaactccaagaagagtctctacacgaaaatgcttcaatgctcagcccaagcacacaccaagtgggcccggaagtggatttttatgtcatttactcatctctgtacaccctaggctactagttttctataagtaggaccttttactattgtattttcatcttggttcttctggttccctctctggggccgaaaccaatgatcacttttgttcttatgtattttcaacggtggagtttctacacaccatagattaaggtgtggagctctgctgtacctcgagtattaatgcaattactattgttcttctattcaattccgcttgttctttgtccaagatatcacttgttcttcaacttgatgaaggtgatgattgacactcatcatcattctcacttatgaacaaggtgactgacaaccactcttgttctacaagcatacgaggctctagtgaatatctcttggattctttaaccggaatcttcgtggtataggcgagaactgatggcggcattcaagagaatccggaaggtctaaccttgtctgtggtattctgagtaggattcaatgattgaatgactgtgacgtgcttcaaactcctgagggcggggcgttagtaacagacgcaaaagaatcactggattctattccggcctgattgagaaccgacagatggatagccgtgccgtgacagggtgcgttgaacatttccaatgagaggatgggaggtagccactgacaacggtgaaacccttgcataagcttgccatggaaaggagtaggaaggattggatgaagacagtaggaaagcagagagacggaagggaaggcatcttcatacgcttatctgaagttcttaccaatgaattacataagtatctctatctttatcttttatgttattttcgttcatcaccatatccatttgagtctgcctgactaagatttacaaggtgaccatagcttgcttcataccaacaatctccgtgggatcgacccttactcacgtaaggtattacttggacgacccagtgcacttgctggttagttgtgcgaagttgtagtgatcacaatttcgcgcaccaatgcCGATAACACGGCACCCAAGGGGATGCACTTTAGTTATCTGAGCcgagaggccaagacttggcagcaGATATTCGCTCATTACGTCATGCCTACGACTCACTTCACAGAGATCCCAGTTGCTATGTTGATCTTGATCAGCTGTGTGATGGAGGGGAAAGAGGTTTATTACCCCCAGCTGATCAGGCGGTTCATGTGAAGAGCCCACATCCAAGGTCTCTTTCCTTTTTCGGTCTTGGTCACTCAGATGATTCAGCGGGCCGGAGTTCCGTGGCACCAGGATGATGTATCACCACCTCCACCGCTCCCTCAGAAGGAGCCAGTTACTATTCCGTGGGGATCTTGGGTGCACGAGAGGCCCGCCTCGCGCCGCCGATCTCGAGCCAGAGCAGCAGTTGAGGGAGCTGGACCCTCTTCTTCATCAGCCCCTGCAGGGGCATCTACCGCAGCCGCACCTCAGCCGATTTACATGTTAGTTCAGCGTCTCTTCCAGTACATGGAGCGCAGCCAGCGCCAGATCATGCGTTGCCTGGATCGGATTGACCAGATGTTTGTGGCCCAGGGCCTTGAGCTGCCCCCTCTACCAGAGTCTTCCGGTTCCGATGAGGAGACCCATGAGGAGGAGCATGCAGATTTACAGACTGAGGGTATTCATGCGGATGAGCCAGCACATATAGAGGCACCACCTCAGACACAGGAGTCTCAACCGGTACcacagccacagccagagcctaTCGGTGTACCTATCCCTGATCCTCAggattagcatcgaggacgatgcttgatcttaagtgtggggaggtagcCGGTGGCATCATTAGATACCGGTGAACATTTTGGCCATTTTTCTAGCTATCTTATTTTGCATACCCTTTGTAtatatttgatgtattttgagtTTACTTTTGGATATCtttactgcttattttggattttagatattttgatacttttggatatttttagatgttttggatgataGATTCCATACTTTAGTTGGATTTGTCTTTATGCATTTTGCATATCTTCTTTcgtatatttttctttttagtttgtggttgtgattagaaatcatgtTTTAAGTGAAACTTTGTCACCCTTTTTGtataagaaattggttttaagtgaaaaaagaAAGGGTAAACTAgggaaaatttttgaatttttcaatcacaacaatgcttagtcaaatattGAAATTTCCCaagaatttttaattataggGCATAGGGCACCAACCTAATTGATTGAAGAAGCTATATCTCTATGCAACTTGCTTGaattcatactttgtgaagcatgtattgaattaagaacacaagcttgtgagacttgagcctattgatgtggttacattttataaccacttattttccattcttgtgtgaaattgctctctttctatgattgtgctccttgatttgcttgattctatatgtccatttatttcttgtattcatgcatttgtatgattgaggccattatttcattagccacttacccaaatagcctaccttttactctccattgttagcaaattttgagcctatgcttaaccaacttattctcattttagcacattacaagcccaaggcggaaaaccaatgaaaagtccttgtttggatctttgattagcctaggctagtgagagtgtttattattcaaagttggtgaggcttgggaacattggatgggataaaaagggtagtacactttcatgtttaggaattgggtacatactcatgtattggtTAAATGTATAGACCGTATGCagtgatgttcttgtatatagtttgaaaagaaaaaaaagaaaaaaaaaagagaaaagaaaagaaaaaaatgtatatataaaaagaaagaaaaatgaaaagagaagaaaaaaaaataataataataaaaggggacaaaatgccccaaggtgaagttcaataaaaaggaatcaatgcataagtgttatgaACTAAAGAatagaatgcatgagtatgtaagaaaaagtgaagaatgggtagttagaatagtttgaatttgtataggtcattacaTAGTTAGGTGGggaagtctatgctaatcaaagattcaaatcctagtccacttaaccataaatgatcctaccttgaccctaaccccattacaacctaaatgaaagacctcatgatgaatgtatgcatgcattgaataagtgttgattgttagaagaaaatcaaattttgaaaagcatgattagaagggAATTGCGTGAATTAACCcataaacacttgagtgaataaagcggatacacatccggtgagggttcaaaagttcaattacatgGGTTCACtcatattatttatattcttgcaagtttgaactctttttaaataattcaatacaattgtggtttggacttaattcctattgcctagctcttgtgcttacacatgctctcttggAAATTGAtatgtttgaactaagcatttgcATTTACTTTAGGtaattgcatttagataggactcatatagtttagtcacattcaataaatgtcatactccttagttccttcttattttagcatgaggacatgctaaggcttaagtgtggggaggttgataaaccctatttttagggtttatcttgtattgaatttagagtattttgataaccttttctcgcatttaacctatgaattggcatggttttgtaatctttcccgtatttgtgcttaagtgtaaaaacatgctttctaagccttattttgatgaattctaattcatccttgattccataagatgccttgatgtgtttgctagtaatctcaggttgaaataggctaggtatggatcaaaggagcaaggaaggaagcatgcaagtggagagaagcacaaaaaagccaaagaattaatctcggccaagcacgcgcacgtgcacaaggcgctcgcgcgcacattgtgGAATAAGctagggacgcgcacgcgtaccgtgcgtgCAAGCGTCGTAGCCCGCACGTGATTTTGTTATTGCAACatgtgcctggcgattttggaaggtttcagcaaccaactttggcgccaattTGCATATAagaaccaaggattgaaggggattaacaCACATTCACACCCATAGACTCATTTTACATCTTttgtagatatttttagttagttacatttgtagagagggagactccaacttctctctaggattcatcttcattttgtcaattctcaaccattctttggtgagatctattacaacactcaatttactttgttcatgttgtagatcctcttctctaatctcaattagtgtgtgtaattgttcaattctcatagatcttaggtttaactttgtGTTTTGGGTTCTATTaattcattgaagatctcattttcattgttgttcattcttgattgttgttaatctcttgtgttgaattactttgattctgaacctttttctcaattttactatgtctttcattcttgctctccacatgtttgagaaaatgccaactttagatgtGGAGTAGCAtcccctcacttggcctagtggttgagtcattggagacacttgaatagtggatgtcaattgttgattgagaattgagaattgctaattgacttagagtgcactaaagctagacttccctagggtaagactaggacttgtgacttgagttaattacttttacttgacttccCTCTATGATTAGGgattaactaagtgaagcaacaatcctttgttatcacaattgaaggaagctatagtgatggaacttccaatgttcaaccttggccaaggcttttgatattgattgattgttgttttcttttcttagcACTTTTACACCACACTCCTCAAGTCACGAAAGATCACTTAACCAATagcatgcatccttgtagcattcctagggaagaacgactcgggactaatactctcggttatagattgtagaattgtttgatgatggattttgcgtcggtttagactatactacgattgattactcgataatttctataccggcaaaaaatCAATCATCACCAGGGTATGAACAACGACCATTAATGGCCGAGCTACAAGAAGATCTCAGCTGAGACCAGAGAGCGATGATTTCAGAAGTGGGCTAGCTCAACATATTcattttttagttagtttatatcttctattttttttgattatgtatttaattttgattaactaGTGCAAAATGTTCTTTCTGCAGGAGAAATTTATATGGAACAAGACTCACGATTTCATAGTCAAGAAGATCTTTGACCATCGAATGGCTAGGCAGCTTTAACAGAAGTTGGAGGATGTACGTGAGCACTGTAACCACCTCACCATTTGGCTTCACCCGGACATTAAGAAGGCATTGTACGTCCATTAGGAGACTGATGAGGGGTTCAAGCATCACCGTCTCATGAACGTAGCTAATAGAGCATCGACCAGGTCATCGAAGTATACTGGTGGGTCAGCGACTTTCATGAAGACAAAAGTCAGGCTGGTAAGTAACTTGTTTCATTTTGTTATTAAGTTCGTTTAGTCTTAATATAATGTCAATTATTACTTGACTTAACATGTGATTTTAAAATGTGTAGTCCAAGTTGTTGGATCATGAGGTGACGATGGTGGAGACCTTCAAGTATACTCACAGGTTGAAGGATAACAAGGAGAGATTGGCTGATCAGCGAGCCGCATATCATTATGTGAGTAAACATTATGTGATATACCATTTTTTAATTAACTGCAACCCTAATCATAAAATGTGTTACACAGGAGTCCTACACACAGAGATTGGAGGTCGCAATCCAACAATCTCAGCTTACTAGAGACGACAGCAACAACTCCGCTGCATCAATCACCAATCCTGATAATGTTTTGCGCAAGGCCGCATCTGAGCCACAACAGAATCGTGTATAGGGGATGGAAATGTTCTTTGTCAACAACTTTCGCATATCCACATTGAGACATTCATCCGTCTCTGTCACTAGTCGGTTCATCGATCCCGATAAAAGCATCGATGTGAGGGAGCAGGTGCTGTTCCTCACCCGGACCTTCACCAACAAGCTCAGCAGCTGTGGGAGTCTAAGGAGAGGTATCAGGTGATCCTCTCACGCATGACAGACATAAATGACCTTAGGCTGGTGTGGAGGTGGGAGCTGGAGCGGGTTCAGCAGATGGAGTGCCACATGGCGTCGGCTGCCGCCTCAGCAGCAGGACCAACGGAACGTCGATGACAATGATGACAACGACTATCAGGATCTTTAGTAACTAGAGTTTTTTCTATACATTATTTGATTGTATCACATTCtctattattttactttttattttatttatacacttgataatttaatatatttaacttCTATTATTTAGAATTTGACTAATAATtgtgtaaaaaataattttaaatacaaaatttgGGTTTAAAGAACTGTAATTGTTAccattataatattattaatttgaaaatgaaattgtgTTTTGATGAAAATTGAGgttgattttataaataaatacatttaGAAGTATTTTGAGTAAAAAGTAAGTGTTTGGGGATGAGCgggtatttttataaaaattcagagtTACTTTTGTAAATATTAATAAACAAAGAGCTAATTAGTAGTTTTCTAAAAATGTTgggttaaaagtaaaataattaaaagtttgaggtttaaaacataattaataaaagtttAGAAGTAAAGCTTAAAAGAGTTAAGTCTTCAAGAAAGTTATAAATACTATTTAtttcttaaattattttatttgtattaaaagaaaattattattattattattattattattattattattattattattattattattattattattaatttatcaagaatattatttagtaaagatattattattatcgaTATTATCAATGGTAAGATAGaacagaataaaaaagaatacTCTTTTTAAAAGATTTAGAGTCAAAAAGTTAACTTAAGAATCTTATGATTCTCTTTGCATAAAATACTTAGTTGATAATGAGAGAAAAATGTGAAGATAGTTTGAAATATTAAGGATAAATAAGTAAAAtactgaaaaaaaaagagaagataaaTCAATACGTGTGATTATGGGAAGGTCATGAGAAGGTGACGATAGTATGGTAATGGTGCCGAAGGATAAATGTTAACAAGCCCTGGGCTTTGTATGTGAATGATTGTGCGAGAACTGCTCGTAAATATGGAATGGCTTCCAGGAGAAGGGGTCACATGCTTTAGCTGAAGAATCAGCACCTGTAAGTACTTACAGAGGTCATGTTTGACATACTTCAACTGGAGAATCAGTGCCTGCAAGAAGTAGAAACTTGCAGAGGTTATGTCGCTGAAATGCCTTATTCGACTTGCGAGTTGGATTGCGTCGAGTGCGGGTCGAAACAGaaaaatgagctcattacctgtgataggactagacatgcatcatccttgCTGCACACTTGCATTTTACCTGATAATATGAAATTGTTTGTGATTGTCTTCTTGTGTTTGTGCATTCCTTAATGGTATTCTAAATTGTAGTGACAGGATATTTCTCTGTGATTATTGTATATTTGGCTGTGAATTAATTGAACTGTGATAATTTTGACTTAATTAACTACCCCCGACCCTAGTAAGAACCCCCACAGTTCTTACCCTTTCTTTCCTTCCCCGTCAGACGGAGACGGGCATTCTGTTCTATGAGATGGACCCTACCTACGTATATGAGGATCTTGTACAGCATAGGTTTTACATAGTTGCTGCAGAGATTAGGACTCATATGTACATTATGTGCGACCACCCTTTCCGTCATCTTATTAACACTCATCTCTTTAACCTCGATATACCTTATGAGTTCTTATTGCATTGGCTACATCCTGATGCTCTGTTTCACCCGTTCCATGACAGACTTGTACCTCATCAGCACCATGATCAGCTTGAGGATCAGGTGGTCCCTAGGCCTGAGCCCATGGAAGAGCATGTACCAGAGCTTATACCTGAGTGGGATATTCCTGCAGAGCAGATCTCAGTGTCTTCATCTAAGCCCTCATCTGAGGAGCTGCACACCAGCTCCATTAGTTGACTGACGAGTGTGGGACAAAGCAGTAGTACGAGTGCTAGGACCCCTCCTGAGCTTATTGAGATTTCTGATGATGAGGACGAGACTCCTGAGGAGTGTTTAGATGTGATTGAGATTTTCTCTGATTACGATAGTTGATGCTTGGGAGCTGAGGATGTGGCTTTTAGGAGTTTTTTGTGTTAGTCTAGCTTTTGTGTTTAGTTTCTCACTTTTGATTGGACTCATTGAGAGAGTAGAATGTATATAGTTGACTATGCTGATTTTTGGGCACCAGCTTAGGGGCTTCCTACCAGGGCTCGGAGTGTTGATTATTTATATAGTAACAAGATGTGAAGGGTTGTACACTAACATAAGACTTGTATGAAAGTATAtgtgtgtgtttgtgtgtgtgtgtgtgtgtgtgtgtgtgtgtaaatAGTATATATGATGTATAtccaaggttctgaaaaccgaaccGATCATCGAATCGTTCTAGTCACTGATTCACTGGTTTACTGGTCTAACCGGTCCAATCGTAGtttaaccgaaaaaaaatattttgtaataaaataattttaaaattataaatacaccCTAAAAAATACAAACATCAACATATTATTCAAACTTTAATGGTATTATCTATATCATTTGTTGACTAAGATTTATCATTTGTTGACTaagattaaattattatttgttgactaagattaaattattattgcaAAATAACATGATACTCATAATTTATATGGAAAAATAAGATAGtaaatcaaaaacaaaaattttcacCATATCACTATTGAAAAACGCATGTATTCACCTTAAACAGTCATAATGCAACATAATTTGTGAAGTTAAGATAGTCATAATGCAACGTAATTTGTGAAGCTACACACTCTTAAGACCCAAAATAATTTGTGAAGCTACATACTCTTAAGACCCAACGGAATGAAGTGAGGAGCTGCTGACTGCGACGGACGGCGATGAGGCTAGGGAACAAAATTTTCAGCACAATTTTAACTAAGAAACTAAAATCTCCTAATCATTCAAATCAATGATTCAATCCAAAGCAGAGAACAACACAACATTTGGTGAAAGAAAACAGGGTTTGGAGAACGAAAATTGTTCTGAGCAAAAAAATTGTTCTGAGCAAAAAAATGAAGAACAGAGaacgaaaattaaaaaaattaagacatTGCCTTCGAGGAAAAAGTTGTGTGCCTGCGATTGGTGAGAAGGAACAAGATTTGGAGACATGGAGAACGCCGAAAGGACGAAGAGAGAAGCCCCTGAGTGCGATGGGCAGCGGCTGCGGCCCACTCCTTGCGGCGGTGGTGGAGGCTAGGGTTGAGGGCAGTTCTGCTTTTTGAAGGAAGGAGATTGGCGAAGGGGCTGGGGGCACAAGGGACAATGGAAGACGAAATAGTGGCCCCTGAGCATAATGGACGGTGGCGCTGAGACTCTCCTTGCAGTTGTGGGTGAGACTGTAACCTAgggtaga
This sequence is a window from Arachis stenosperma cultivar V10309 chromosome 10, arast.V10309.gnm1.PFL2, whole genome shotgun sequence. Protein-coding genes within it:
- the LOC130956985 gene encoding uncharacterized protein LOC130956985, encoding MIQRAGVPWHQDDVSPPPPLPQKEPVTIPWGSWVHERPASRRRSRARAAVEGAGPSSSSAPAGASTAAAPQPIYMLVQRLFQYMERSQRQIMRCLDRIDQMFVAQGLELPPLPESSGSDEETHEEEHADLQTEGIHADEPAHIEAPPQTQESQPVPQPQPEPIGVPIPDPQD